In Ureibacillus thermophilus, the genomic stretch TAAAGAAATTTTACGAATGACAGAGGACGGAACAGACGAAATTATTTCAACCCGCTCTAAAGTATTCCAAAAATTAAATATTGATGTAGAAAGTTTACCTTTACAAAAATTATATGAATTAATTCAAGAACATCCTGGACTTCTCCGTAGACCAATTATTTTAGATGAAAAACGTCTTCAAGTTGGTTTTAATGAAGATGAAATCCGCCGATTCTTGCCAAGAAAAGTTCGCGCTTATCAGTTGATGGAAGCACAAAAAATGGTCAATTAATCATAAAAAGTTTCCTGGAAAAGTGTAAATGCAGTCAACTTTGCTTGACTTGTTTACACTTTTTTTATTTTCTAAGAAATTTCATCTTTTTTTACTTAATACTTGATTTAATTGAGGTTGTCATCTACAATTTTCAATAATTCAAATAATTTTATTTGAAGGGGCTTTTTCCTTTTCATTTTCTATATGTCCATCATACAATAGAATCATAGAATAAGACATATAATGATATAAGCGTTTTGTTCTGTATACCGATGGAAAGAATAAGGGGAAAGGCACTTTCGAATTGGGGTGTAATTTGGCTCCGATTCAAACATACTAAATACACGCTTTCGGGTTTTCAACCAATGACTGTGAAGGGAGTTGAAGTCTCATGGACATCGAACGCGTAAATGAAAATACAATCAAGCTCTTTATCACATATCGTGATATAGAGGATCGCGGTTACAGCCGTGAAGAAATTTGGTATAACAGAGCAAAAGGCGAAGAATTGTTTTGGGATATGATTGGTGAAATCAATACAGAAGAATATTTTGATTTAGATGGGCCTATTTGGATTCACGTGAATGCCTCTGAACAAGGGCTGGAAGTGATTGTGACACGTGCCAATGCAACGGATTCCGATCCAAACTCTCTCTTCTCAAATTTTGAAGAACATGAAGCAACCATCGGAAATAAAGACCCATTCAATCCCTTCGATGAAGATGATGTGCTAAACCATGAAGGAATTACAAATATGTCTATATATAAATTCAAGGATATTGATGAAATTGTACCAGTAGCCAATCGACTAGTTGAATACGGGTTAAACAGCTCTTTATATAAATATGAAAATGATTACTACATTGCCATTGATTTTTCGGGCGTGAATGATAGTGCAACTCGCCAAAACATCCGCTCAATATTAAATGAGTTTTTAACAAGTTCCAAAATGACGATTTATCGTTTGCAAGAATATGGAACAACGATTATGGAAGAAGATTGCTTCGAAACAATCGTTCATTATTTTGATTAAATTGTGCCTAATTTAAGGCACTTTTTTTATTTTTGCCTATCTTTTTCCCCTCAAAAAAAAAACTTTCCAATCCCCTCTTGCAGCTATCAATATGGTTACATAAAATGGTAGAAAAGGGGGGGTTTTGTGCTTGTTGCATTGACGGAGAAACAAGAACTATTTGTGCTTCATTCTAATCTTTCTCATGCAGAATTAAGACGTTTGAAAGAAGAGAAAACATTTTTTTGCCCTCAATGCGGCGAACCGCTTCAAATGAAACTGGGGACCATTAAAATGCCTCATTTTGCCCACTATTCAAAAAGCCAGT encodes the following:
- the spxA gene encoding transcriptional regulator SpxA, with product MVTLYTSPSCTSCRKAKAWLEEHDIPYRERNIFSEPLTISEIKEILRMTEDGTDEIISTRSKVFQKLNIDVESLPLQKLYELIQEHPGLLRRPIILDEKRLQVGFNEDEIRRFLPRKVRAYQLMEAQKMVN
- the mecA gene encoding adaptor protein MecA; the encoded protein is MDIERVNENTIKLFITYRDIEDRGYSREEIWYNRAKGEELFWDMIGEINTEEYFDLDGPIWIHVNASEQGLEVIVTRANATDSDPNSLFSNFEEHEATIGNKDPFNPFDEDDVLNHEGITNMSIYKFKDIDEIVPVANRLVEYGLNSSLYKYENDYYIAIDFSGVNDSATRQNIRSILNEFLTSSKMTIYRLQEYGTTIMEEDCFETIVHYFD